TAGAGGGTATTTGACGTTTTGACAGGCATTTTTTTGAGCCACCAGTGCATACACAGCCTTCCTTGCAGGTTATGACTTCTTCTATTTTTGGTTTTTTAGGTATTTCCTCGGAATACAATACCTTTAAGTTTTTTATTTTTCGTTTTTTGAGTTCATGTCTCATTACTTTAGCTAGGGGACATATTTTTGTATCATAAATGTCAGATATCTTAAATTTAGTAGGATCTAGTTTATTTCCAGTCCCCATACAACTAATTATATTTATATTATGATTTTTACACCATACTATAAGGGATATTTTTGAAGATACTGTATCAATGGCATCTATTACATAATCCGTGGAAGGAGGTATAATGGCATCTATATTACTTTCATCTGCAAATATTTTATAAGATTCCACCTTACAATTG
This genomic interval from Clostridium kluyveri contains the following:
- a CDS encoding tRNA threonylcarbamoyladenosine dehydratase; this translates as MKQHALSRTELLFGKEALKKLKHSTIVLFGLGGVGSFTLEALVRGGIGHIVIVDDDTVCLTNINRQIHANFHTIGKYKADVLKDRILDINPNCKVESYKIFADESNIDAIIPPSTDYVIDAIDTVSSKISLIVWCKNHNINIISCMGTGNKLDPTKFKISDIYDTKICPLAKVMRHELKKRKIKNLKVLYSEEIPKKPKIEEVITCKEGCVCTGGSKKCLSKRQIPSSNSFVPPVAGMIIAGEVIKDILSLN